In Schizosaccharomyces osmophilus chromosome 1, complete sequence, the genomic window CCCGGAGGAGAGAGAATAAGCACCAAGCAGTAATCGCTTTTTCACCTCTTCTCCAAAATATGCAGATCTAGAACTTAATGATGGCCCTAGATCTTGACCATTTGACCCGAAGATGGCATTATTATAGCGCGCTAAATTGGAGGCACCTTCAGCATAAGCCAAAGAAGTATATATACCCACTCCATACAGAGAGTATGGAAgataaatttcttttatctcATAACCTTCAGATTTAAGCAAAGAGATGAATTCATTCCATTTTGACAATACTTCCTTGTCTGTTTCAGCGACGTTCCAATTTGTTGGAACACCTATGACACTAGGCTTCTCAGTttttttatgctttttgCAATGTGCATTAATCTTTGTGCGCATCTCTGTACTTAAACAGGTTGCATCTTTTGGATCCGCGTGATTCAATAAACCGAACACGGTTGTTATGCCCTCAACATCCTTTGCCATAATTCCCATTGTATCCATGCTGTTGGCAAAAGGCACAGCACCATAACGagaaattcttccaaacgAAGGCTTAAAACCAACACAGCCGATATAAGCAGCAGGTAGCCTCACAGATCCTCCCGTATCCGTACCAATTGATGCATAACAAATGTCCGCCGCAACTGATGCTGAGCATCCACCAGAACTTCCACCCACTTGGTATAACTTGTCTTTATCTTCACTCAATGGGAATACTGTTTGTCCATATAACGCATTATTCGTAGTCGTACCCATTGCAAACTCATCCATGTTCGTTTTCCCAACAATTAAACctccattttcttttaggGTTTTGACTAGAGTAGCTTCGAAGGGTGAAACATAGTCTAAAAAAATGTAAGTATCTTTGGTATTCAACCAATTGAGAAATTTGGTTTGCATACCACTTAAATATCTAGAACCGCAACTTGTGGGCCAGTAAT contains:
- the gta1 gene encoding mitochondrial glutamyl-tRNA amidotransferase alpha subunit Gta1, yielding MAQNLVTKCVSAALKDVKVNSLTSFHTADSVKHAIRELANKNTTELPLSGRILTVKDNLCTDYWPTSCGSRYLSDYVSPFEATLVKTLKENGGLIVGKTNMDEFAMGTTTNNALYGQTVFPLSEDKDKLYQVGGSSGGCSASVAADICYASIGTDTGGSVRLPAAYIGCVGFKPSFGRISRYGAVPFANSMDTMGIMAKDVEGITTVFGLLNHADPKDATCLSTEMRTKINAHCKKHKKTEKPSVIGVPTNWNVAETDKEVLSKWNEFISLLKSEGYEIKEIYLPYSLYGVGIYTSLAYAEGASNLARYNNAIFGSNGQDLGPSLSSRSAYFGEEVKKRLLLGAYSLSSGKKLGFHRKAQLLRRAVQKEFNGSFRIPSLHGLDPSGDIDFIVTPSFLKPSMPIGTKTSSDFLSDSMLVPANLAGLPSISIPFGQVHNGLPMGIQIIAQYGDDDSLLSLSNAFC